One window from the genome of Penaeus monodon isolate SGIC_2016 chromosome 2, NSTDA_Pmon_1, whole genome shotgun sequence encodes:
- the LOC119582851 gene encoding uncharacterized protein LOC119582851 isoform X2, which produces MEKLGRYFHWPRKHVRPHRARDRPSPVHPITFRRLRPKSMRFSITASTTAETTMATEPPTTTSGPDRGSTSTPTPTTTVEITTVSGTTLPTTTEITGPTTTAGITTTGSTVTTTEGPTTTAGPMVITTEGPTTTVGPTVTTTEVPVTEQTAPTTQAPDVETTIQTTTKAPVTEPPVTAAPTQAPDTETTTKEQTEPPVTQAPDTETTTKTEVTAKQTESPVTAAPATQAPDTETTTKAKEQTEAPATAAPAPDTETTTKEQTEAPATAAPAPDTETTTKVTAKQTESPVTAAPTTQAPDAETTTKAKEETKAPTAAPAPDTETTTKAQITTKQTEAPVTAAPTTPAPDTQTTMKEQTEAPATPAPAPDTETTTKAQEQTEAPVTAAPVTAAPVTAAPITAAPAPETTTKAKEQTEAPTAAPAPETTTKAKEQTEPPVTAAPVPAPETTTKAQEQTEAPVTAAPAPETTTKAKEQTEAPVTAAPVPAPETTTKAKEEQTDAPATAAPAPETTTKAKEQTDSPVTAAPVPAPETTKAPEPVTEAPAPEPVTDAPVEVTTAQFNTSGFTGSVSTYFTIGTSDSSTITISFGVEIILKMTKEKTFTFVFVLQVRSSGTVTETFSSMASLAALSGVRQETVMGRAEVNEEGTDTTTFVSALDRQNKTSTSNNTECLYTMEVILMKIQFTNKLTGELYPCDLDNQANAEPPYLEIIDHYNNTVINRYCYLDKNVSIHSFGDQMFGYIVTNGDPNIVPDIQAVQIKEEFCCGGVFYGAFRVPLIIPSPDYPQYKPHMRCPFVFRCDEDYDDCVIRLEFENFNLASNDVSRSRRQALNESDFGNGTAATTLAPYVPPTGPDFNRTICAGEDVVRVSQCGSISAINSREFCADNPPSQVYTGYKEVLMYFDSNDERQDQGFVIKFTPKDRRKWIYSDAELEPKCTCAHNLPNQIRKYFRKRNKNKTNKAKANKEPLRRVRREEREKLKERRTVEKEGKLPERRKRKQKNEENKDRSTNDQGKKREDDVEGPKRRRKKMKKMEGGDSNTEGQNKGKNGRDKEEKDGEKPQGRKKKRMNVGDKDRDAENQKKKNGGDIEENVNGPKRRRKNGGGGNEENAKRQKRRRKNGGGGNEENAKRQKRRRKKIGNTNASENEGGNQREQKKIAKDRRKDTLLEKKEKRLQRKNKNGEEDMPMTRAFNGKTNRKRQQYPWLVSVIQYERPLVKNKVKGDRPVERLCGGTLLSDRYVLTTTSCCTYCKTVWEKKNKKNIKLRKKRDAEGENNKMANKRKRRKKEEDKKGEVKEGEDDMDTEKKGGNQRRRRKNKKTNEELENGGNNRDKDEKAKGIGKGKGMKRGDKKTDKENDNDDDNKGKGKGKKKGDKKNDKENDNDDDDKGKGKRKKKGHKKKNDNQNDNDDANKNKKRRKGEKRGNKKKEDREKGAGNGQGDTAPRQNQNKRRNPLKKDVGAIIGEGSINIKKLGDVKPLKIGGIFIPSDCYDKMGKTELNGEPLYPVECPVLLKLKKKVKFNRFIKPMCMPIFDKIKINKERAASLGYGTRKASKTEPSKIPAEVINMRVLKKCEKRLKMKLDKTMICTKGKKKSGHMCFFDEGAPLLNVKVTGSGYKQHANLYGALVVPSCQLEDKKKKKNRREKRDTDENEPKEKRRKLRRRKQETPGTATASKPRQEAKRQGKEGAPGDRPKRKKKLRKMGDVGGEESQQTKPKKLRRKLGRQGQKDKKSILQDGGGDEYNPRKYNKFYIDVWVNIRSYKKWILNVVFNKKKAKACQRPKHFKSVPDIAKKFEIEDPCPF; this is translated from the exons ATGGAAAAGCTTGGCCGGTATTTCCATTGGCCACGCAAGCACGTGAGACCTCACCGCGCGAGAGACCGACCTTCGCCTGTCCATCCAATCACCTTTCGTCGCCTAAGGCCTAAGTCCATGCGCTTCTCCATCACAGCTTCCACGACGGCGGAAACCACGATGGCCACGGAGCCTCCGACGACCACCTCAGGGCCGGACCGAG GAAGTACCTCAACGCCTACACCCACAACCACGGTTGAAATTACAACAGTTTCTGGTACGACTCTACCTACAACAACAGAAATTACAGGCCCTACAACAACTGCAGGTATCACAACTACAGGATCTACAGTTACAACCACAGAAGGTCCAACAACAACAGCTGGACCTATGGTTATAACTACAGAAGGTCCTACAACAACAGTTGGACCCACAGTTACAACTACAGAAG TGCCCGTTACAGAACAAACGGCGCCGACAACGCAAGCTCCAGATGTAGAGACTACTATTCAAACTACAACTAAGG CCCCAGTTACAGAACCTCCAGTAACAGCAGCACCAACACAAGCCCCAGATACAGAAACAACCACGAAAG AACAAACGGAACCACCAGTGACACAGGCGCCCGATACAGAAACTACCACGAAAACTGAAG TAACTGCAAAACAAACGGAATCGCCTGTAACGGCAGCACCTGCAACGCAGGCGCCAGACACAGAAACTACCACGAAAGCTAAAG AGCAAACGGAGGCTCCAGCAACAGCAGCACCAGCGCCTGATACAGAAACCACCAcaaaag AGCAAACGGAGGCTCCAGCAACAGCAGCACCTGCGCCTGATACAGAAACCACCACAAAAG TAACTGCAAAACAAACGGAATCGCCTGTAACGGCAGCACCTACAACGCAGGCGCCAGACGCAGAAACTACCACGAAAGCTAAAG AGGAAACGAAAGCTCCAACAGCAGCTCCAGCGCCAGATACAGAAACTACCACAAAAGCTCAAA TAACTACAAAACAAACGGAAGCGCCTGTAACGGCAGCACCTACAACGCCGGCGCCAGACACACAAACTACCATGAAAG AGCAAACGGAAGCGCCGGCAACACCAGCACCAGCGCCAGATACAGAAACTACCACAAAAGCTCAAG AGCAAACAGAAGCTCCGGTAACTGCAGCTCCGGTAACTGCAGCTCCGGTAACTGCAGCTCCGATAACTGCAGCTCCTGCACCAGAAACTACCACAAAAGCTAAAG AACAAACGGAAGCTCCAACAGCAGCGCCAGCACCGGAAACTACCACAAAGGCTAAAG AACAAACGGAGCCACCAGTAACTGCAGCACCTGTACCTGCGCCTGAGACTACCACAAAAGCCCAAG AGCAAACAGAAGCTCCAGTAACAGCGGCACCTGCACCGGAAACAACCACAAAAGCTAAAG AACAAACAGAAGCACCAGTAACTGCAGCACCGGTACCTGCACCAGAAACTACCACAAAGGCTAAGGAAG AGCAAACAGATGCCCCAGCAACAGCAGCGCCTGCACCAGAAACTACCACAAAAGCTAAAG AGCAAACGGACTCACCAGTTACTGCAGCACCGGTACCTGCACCAGAAACTACAAAAGCTCCAG AACCAGTGACAGAAGCACCCGCACCGGAACCTGTAACGGACGCCCCAGTAGAAG TGACCACAGCCCAGTTCAACACGTCCGGTTTCACTGGGTCTGTCTCAACATATTTCACCATTGGGACAAGCGACTCCTCTACCATTACAATATCCTTTGGAGTGGAAATCATTCTAAAGATGACAAAAGAGAAGACCTTTACGTTCGTGTTTGTCCTGCAG GTGCGCTCTTCAGGCACAGTTACAGAAACCTTCAGCTCCATGGCGTCGTTAGCAGCGTTGAGTGGTGTTCGACAAGAAACCGTAATGGGCAGAGCAGAAGTGAACGAAGAGGGAACAGACACCACCACTTTCGTTTCGGCACTGGACAGGCAGAACAAAACGTCCACAAGCAACAACACAGAGTGTCTCTACACCATGGA GGTGATCCTGATGAAAATCCAGTTCACTAATAAGCTGACAGGCGAACTATACCCGTGCGATTTGGACAACCAGGCGAATGCTGAGCCCCCCTATTTGGAAATTATAGACCATTATAACAACAC CGTCATCAATAGATATTGTTACCTGGACAAAAATGTGAGCATCCACTCATTTGGCGACCAGATGTTTGGCTATATTGTGACCAACGGAGATCCAAATATTGTTCCAGACATTCA gGCGGTTCAAATAAAGGAAGAATTCTGTTGTGGCGGCGTGTTCTATGGAGCCTTCCGTGTGCCACTCATCATACCGTCGCCGGATTATCCTCAGTACAAACCCCACATGCGATGTCCTTTCGTCTTCAGG TGCGACGAGGACTACGACGACTGCGTCATCCGTCTCGAATTCGAAAACTTCAACCTCGCCTCCAACGACGTCAGCCGAAGCCGTCGCCAAGCGCTGAACGAAAGCGACTTCGGGAACGGGACAGCTGCCACCACCCTCGCCCCGTACGTCCCGCCGACCGGACCCGACTTCAACCGGACGATCTGCGCCGGCGAGGATGTGGTTCGGGTCAGCCAGTGCGGGTCCATCTCGGCGATCAACTCTCGCGA gTTCTGCGCGGACAACCCTCCCTCGCAAGTCTACACAGGATACAAAGAAGTGCTGATGTATTTCGACTCGAATGACGAAAGGCAAGACCAGGGCTTCGTGATCAAGTTCACGCCGAAGGACAGGAGGAAAT gGATTTATTCTGACGCCGAACTCGAGCCGAAGTGCA CGTGCGCGCACAATCTTCCCAACCAAATAAGAAAGTACtttagaaagaggaataagaacaaGACCAATAAAGCGAAGGCAAACAAGGAGCCTCTGCGCCGcgtgaggagagaagaaagggaaaaactgaaGGAGAGGAGAACGGTCGAGAAGGAAGGTAAACTCcccgaaaggaggaagaggaagcaaaagaatgaagaaaataaggACAGGAGCACTAACGACCagggcaaaaagagagaggatgacgtCGAAGGcccaaagaggaggaggaagaaaatgaagaaaatggagggaggagaCAGCAACACCGAGGGCCAAAACAAGGGAAAGAAcggaagagacaaagaggagaaggaCGGCGAGAAACcacagggaaggaagaagaagagaatgaatgtaggagacaaagacagagacgccgagaaccaaaagaaaaagaatggaggAGACATCGAGGAGAACGTCAACGGtccaaagaggaggaggaagaatggaggcGGAGGGAACGAGGAGAACGCCAAACgccaaaagaggaggaggaagaatggaggcGGAGGGAACGAGGAGAACGCCAAACgtcaaaagaggaggaggaagaagatcggAAACACGAATGCATCCGAAAACGAAGGAGGGAatcagagagaacaaaagaagatCGCGAAGGACAGACGGAAGGACACATTactagagaagaaggaaaagagacttcaaaggaagaataaaaatggagaggaagacaTGCCTATGACACGAGCCTTTAACGGGAAGACGAACAGGAAGCGGCAGCAATACCCGTGGCTG GTCAGCGTGATACAATATGAGCGACCTCTCGTGAAAAACAAGGTCAAAGGTGATCGCCCTGTTGAGAGACTCTGCGGTGGAACACTCCTGAGTGACAGATACGTCCTCACTACGACCTCCTGCTGCACCTATTGCAA AAccgtttgggaaaagaaaaataagaagaatattaaATTGCGGAAGAAGAGAGACGCAGAAGGAGAGAACAATAAGATggcaaataagagaaagagaaggaagaaagaggaagacaagaagggcgaagtaaaagaaggagaagacgacatggatacagagaagaaaggaggtaaccagaggagaagaagaaagaacaagaaaacaaacgagGAATTAGAGAACGGTGGCAACAATAGGGACAAAGACGAGAAAGCGAAGGGAATtggcaaaggaaaaggaatgaagagaggagacaagaagacCGACaaggaaaacgataatgatgatgataacaaaggaaaaggaaaaggaaagaaaaaaggagacaagaAGAACGATaaggaaaacgataatgatgatgatgacaaaggaaaaggaaaacgaaagaaaaagggacaCAAGAAGAAGAACGACAACCAAAACGACAATGACGAcgcgaacaagaacaagaaaagacgaaaaggagagaagagaggcaacaagaagaaagaagacagagagaagggcgCCGGGAACGGCCAGGGGGACACCGCCCCCCGGCAGAACCAGAACAAGAGGCGCAACCCACTGAAGAAGGACGTGGGCGCGATCATCGGCGAGGGCAGCATCAACATCAAGAAACTCGGGGACGTCAAGCCACTGAAGATCGGCGGCATCTTCATCCCGAGCGATTGCTACGACAAGATGGGCAAGACGGAGCTAA ACGGCGAACCCCTGTACCCGGTCGAGTGCCCCGTGCTACTGAagctgaagaagaaggtgaaATTCAACAGGTTCATTAAGCCCATGTGCATGCCGATTTTCGATAAGATCAAAATCAACAAGGAGAGAGCAGCTTCCCTGGGCTACGGGACCAGAAAAGCGTCGAAGACAG aaCCCTCCAAGATACCGGCTGAAGTGATTAACATGCGCGTGCTGAAGAAGTGCGAGAAGAGGCTGAAGATGAAGCTGGACAAGACTATGATCTGtacgaagggaaagaaaaagagcggACACATGTGCTTC TTCGACGAGGGAGCACCTCTCCTGAACGTCAAAGTAACAGGCAGCGGATACAAGCAACATGCTAACCTTTATGGTGCCTTG GTTGTGCCTAGCTGCCAGCttgaagacaagaagaaaaagaagaaccgcAGAGAGAAGCGAGACACTGACGAAAACGAACCAAAGGA
- the LOC119582851 gene encoding uncharacterized protein LOC119582851 isoform X14, translating to MEKLGRYFHWPRKHVRPHRARDRPSPVHPITFRRLRPKSMRFSITASTTAETTMATEPPTTTSGPDRGSTSTPTPTTTVEITTVSGTTLPTTTEITGPTTTAGITTTGSTVTTTEGPTTTAGPMVITTEGPTTTVGPTVTTTEVPVTEQTAPTTQAPDVETTIQTTTKAPVTEPPVTAAPTQAPDTETTTKEQTEPPVTQAPDTETTTKTEVTAKQTESPVTAAPATQAPDTETTTKAKEQTEAPATAAPAPDTETTTKEQTEAPATAAPAPDTETTTKEETKAPTAAPAPDTETTTKAQITTKQTEAPVTAAPTTPAPDTQTTMKEQTEAPATPAPAPDTETTTKAQEQTEAPVTAAPVTAAPVTAAPITAAPAPETTTKAKEQTEAPTAAPAPETTTKAKEQTEPPVTAAPVPAPETTTKAQEQTEAPVTAAPAPETTTKAKEQTEAPVTAAPVPAPETTTKAKEEQTDAPATAAPAPETTTKAKEQTDSPVTAAPVPAPETTKAPEPVTEAPAPEPVTDAPVEVTTAQFNTSGFTGSVSTYFTIGTSDSSTITISFGVEIILKMTKEKTFTFVFVLQVRSSGTVTETFSSMASLAALSGVRQETVMGRAEVNEEGTDTTTFVSALDRQNKTSTSNNTECLYTMEVILMKIQFTNKLTGELYPCDLDNQANAEPPYLEIIDHYNNTVINRYCYLDKNVSIHSFGDQMFGYIVTNGDPNIVPDIQAVQIKEEFCCGGVFYGAFRVPLIIPSPDYPQYKPHMRCPFVFRCDEDYDDCVIRLEFENFNLASNDVSRSRRQALNESDFGNGTAATTLAPYVPPTGPDFNRTICAGEDVVRVSQCGSISAINSREFCADNPPSQVYTGYKEVLMYFDSNDERQDQGFVIKFTPKDRRKWIYSDAELEPKCTCAHNLPNQIRKYFRKRNKNKTNKAKANKEPLRRVRREEREKLKERRTVEKEGKLPERRKRKQKNEENKDRSTNDQGKKREDDVEGPKRRRKKMKKMEGGDSNTEGQNKGKNGRDKEEKDGEKPQGRKKKRMNVGDKDRDAENQKKKNGGDIEENVNGPKRRRKNGGGGNEENAKRQKRRRKNGGGGNEENAKRQKRRRKKIGNTNASENEGGNQREQKKIAKDRRKDTLLEKKEKRLQRKNKNGEEDMPMTRAFNGKTNRKRQQYPWLVSVIQYERPLVKNKVKGDRPVERLCGGTLLSDRYVLTTTSCCTYCKTVWEKKNKKNIKLRKKRDAEGENNKMANKRKRRKKEEDKKGEVKEGEDDMDTEKKGGNQRRRRKNKKTNEELENGGNNRDKDEKAKGIGKGKGMKRGDKKTDKENDNDDDNKGKGKGKKKGDKKNDKENDNDDDDKGKGKRKKKGHKKKNDNQNDNDDANKNKKRRKGEKRGNKKKEDREKGAGNGQGDTAPRQNQNKRRNPLKKDVGAIIGEGSINIKKLGDVKPLKIGGIFIPSDCYDKMGKTELNGEPLYPVECPVLLKLKKKVKFNRFIKPMCMPIFDKIKINKERAASLGYGTRKASKTEPSKIPAEVINMRVLKKCEKRLKMKLDKTMICTKGKKKSGHMCFFDEGAPLLNVKVTGSGYKQHANLYGALVVPSCQLEDKKKKKNRREKRDTDENEPKEKRRKLRRRKQETPGTATASKPRQEAKRQGKEGAPGDRPKRKKKLRKMGDVGGEESQQTKPKKLRRKLGRQGQKDKKSILQDGGGDEYNPRKYNKFYIDVWVNIRSYKKWILNVVFNKKKAKACQRPKHFKSVPDIAKKFEIEDPCPF from the exons ATGGAAAAGCTTGGCCGGTATTTCCATTGGCCACGCAAGCACGTGAGACCTCACCGCGCGAGAGACCGACCTTCGCCTGTCCATCCAATCACCTTTCGTCGCCTAAGGCCTAAGTCCATGCGCTTCTCCATCACAGCTTCCACGACGGCGGAAACCACGATGGCCACGGAGCCTCCGACGACCACCTCAGGGCCGGACCGAG GAAGTACCTCAACGCCTACACCCACAACCACGGTTGAAATTACAACAGTTTCTGGTACGACTCTACCTACAACAACAGAAATTACAGGCCCTACAACAACTGCAGGTATCACAACTACAGGATCTACAGTTACAACCACAGAAGGTCCAACAACAACAGCTGGACCTATGGTTATAACTACAGAAGGTCCTACAACAACAGTTGGACCCACAGTTACAACTACAGAAG TGCCCGTTACAGAACAAACGGCGCCGACAACGCAAGCTCCAGATGTAGAGACTACTATTCAAACTACAACTAAGG CCCCAGTTACAGAACCTCCAGTAACAGCAGCACCAACACAAGCCCCAGATACAGAAACAACCACGAAAG AACAAACGGAACCACCAGTGACACAGGCGCCCGATACAGAAACTACCACGAAAACTGAAG TAACTGCAAAACAAACGGAATCGCCTGTAACGGCAGCACCTGCAACGCAGGCGCCAGACACAGAAACTACCACGAAAGCTAAAG AGCAAACGGAGGCTCCAGCAACAGCAGCACCAGCGCCTGATACAGAAACCACCAcaaaag AGCAAACGGAGGCTCCAGCAACAGCAGCACCTGCGCCTGATACAGAAACCACCACAAAAG AGGAAACGAAAGCTCCAACAGCAGCTCCAGCGCCAGATACAGAAACTACCACAAAAGCTCAAA TAACTACAAAACAAACGGAAGCGCCTGTAACGGCAGCACCTACAACGCCGGCGCCAGACACACAAACTACCATGAAAG AGCAAACGGAAGCGCCGGCAACACCAGCACCAGCGCCAGATACAGAAACTACCACAAAAGCTCAAG AGCAAACAGAAGCTCCGGTAACTGCAGCTCCGGTAACTGCAGCTCCGGTAACTGCAGCTCCGATAACTGCAGCTCCTGCACCAGAAACTACCACAAAAGCTAAAG AACAAACGGAAGCTCCAACAGCAGCGCCAGCACCGGAAACTACCACAAAGGCTAAAG AACAAACGGAGCCACCAGTAACTGCAGCACCTGTACCTGCGCCTGAGACTACCACAAAAGCCCAAG AGCAAACAGAAGCTCCAGTAACAGCGGCACCTGCACCGGAAACAACCACAAAAGCTAAAG AACAAACAGAAGCACCAGTAACTGCAGCACCGGTACCTGCACCAGAAACTACCACAAAGGCTAAGGAAG AGCAAACAGATGCCCCAGCAACAGCAGCGCCTGCACCAGAAACTACCACAAAAGCTAAAG AGCAAACGGACTCACCAGTTACTGCAGCACCGGTACCTGCACCAGAAACTACAAAAGCTCCAG AACCAGTGACAGAAGCACCCGCACCGGAACCTGTAACGGACGCCCCAGTAGAAG TGACCACAGCCCAGTTCAACACGTCCGGTTTCACTGGGTCTGTCTCAACATATTTCACCATTGGGACAAGCGACTCCTCTACCATTACAATATCCTTTGGAGTGGAAATCATTCTAAAGATGACAAAAGAGAAGACCTTTACGTTCGTGTTTGTCCTGCAG GTGCGCTCTTCAGGCACAGTTACAGAAACCTTCAGCTCCATGGCGTCGTTAGCAGCGTTGAGTGGTGTTCGACAAGAAACCGTAATGGGCAGAGCAGAAGTGAACGAAGAGGGAACAGACACCACCACTTTCGTTTCGGCACTGGACAGGCAGAACAAAACGTCCACAAGCAACAACACAGAGTGTCTCTACACCATGGA GGTGATCCTGATGAAAATCCAGTTCACTAATAAGCTGACAGGCGAACTATACCCGTGCGATTTGGACAACCAGGCGAATGCTGAGCCCCCCTATTTGGAAATTATAGACCATTATAACAACAC CGTCATCAATAGATATTGTTACCTGGACAAAAATGTGAGCATCCACTCATTTGGCGACCAGATGTTTGGCTATATTGTGACCAACGGAGATCCAAATATTGTTCCAGACATTCA gGCGGTTCAAATAAAGGAAGAATTCTGTTGTGGCGGCGTGTTCTATGGAGCCTTCCGTGTGCCACTCATCATACCGTCGCCGGATTATCCTCAGTACAAACCCCACATGCGATGTCCTTTCGTCTTCAGG TGCGACGAGGACTACGACGACTGCGTCATCCGTCTCGAATTCGAAAACTTCAACCTCGCCTCCAACGACGTCAGCCGAAGCCGTCGCCAAGCGCTGAACGAAAGCGACTTCGGGAACGGGACAGCTGCCACCACCCTCGCCCCGTACGTCCCGCCGACCGGACCCGACTTCAACCGGACGATCTGCGCCGGCGAGGATGTGGTTCGGGTCAGCCAGTGCGGGTCCATCTCGGCGATCAACTCTCGCGA gTTCTGCGCGGACAACCCTCCCTCGCAAGTCTACACAGGATACAAAGAAGTGCTGATGTATTTCGACTCGAATGACGAAAGGCAAGACCAGGGCTTCGTGATCAAGTTCACGCCGAAGGACAGGAGGAAAT gGATTTATTCTGACGCCGAACTCGAGCCGAAGTGCA CGTGCGCGCACAATCTTCCCAACCAAATAAGAAAGTACtttagaaagaggaataagaacaaGACCAATAAAGCGAAGGCAAACAAGGAGCCTCTGCGCCGcgtgaggagagaagaaagggaaaaactgaaGGAGAGGAGAACGGTCGAGAAGGAAGGTAAACTCcccgaaaggaggaagaggaagcaaaagaatgaagaaaataaggACAGGAGCACTAACGACCagggcaaaaagagagaggatgacgtCGAAGGcccaaagaggaggaggaagaaaatgaagaaaatggagggaggagaCAGCAACACCGAGGGCCAAAACAAGGGAAAGAAcggaagagacaaagaggagaaggaCGGCGAGAAACcacagggaaggaagaagaagagaatgaatgtaggagacaaagacagagacgccgagaaccaaaagaaaaagaatggaggAGACATCGAGGAGAACGTCAACGGtccaaagaggaggaggaagaatggaggcGGAGGGAACGAGGAGAACGCCAAACgccaaaagaggaggaggaagaatggaggcGGAGGGAACGAGGAGAACGCCAAACgtcaaaagaggaggaggaagaagatcggAAACACGAATGCATCCGAAAACGAAGGAGGGAatcagagagaacaaaagaagatCGCGAAGGACAGACGGAAGGACACATTactagagaagaaggaaaagagacttcaaaggaagaataaaaatggagaggaagacaTGCCTATGACACGAGCCTTTAACGGGAAGACGAACAGGAAGCGGCAGCAATACCCGTGGCTG GTCAGCGTGATACAATATGAGCGACCTCTCGTGAAAAACAAGGTCAAAGGTGATCGCCCTGTTGAGAGACTCTGCGGTGGAACACTCCTGAGTGACAGATACGTCCTCACTACGACCTCCTGCTGCACCTATTGCAA AAccgtttgggaaaagaaaaataagaagaatattaaATTGCGGAAGAAGAGAGACGCAGAAGGAGAGAACAATAAGATggcaaataagagaaagagaaggaagaaagaggaagacaagaagggcgaagtaaaagaaggagaagacgacatggatacagagaagaaaggaggtaaccagaggagaagaagaaagaacaagaaaacaaacgagGAATTAGAGAACGGTGGCAACAATAGGGACAAAGACGAGAAAGCGAAGGGAATtggcaaaggaaaaggaatgaagagaggagacaagaagacCGACaaggaaaacgataatgatgatgataacaaaggaaaaggaaaaggaaagaaaaaaggagacaagaAGAACGATaaggaaaacgataatgatgatgatgacaaaggaaaaggaaaacgaaagaaaaagggacaCAAGAAGAAGAACGACAACCAAAACGACAATGACGAcgcgaacaagaacaagaaaagacgaaaaggagagaagagaggcaacaagaagaaagaagacagagagaagggcgCCGGGAACGGCCAGGGGGACACCGCCCCCCGGCAGAACCAGAACAAGAGGCGCAACCCACTGAAGAAGGACGTGGGCGCGATCATCGGCGAGGGCAGCATCAACATCAAGAAACTCGGGGACGTCAAGCCACTGAAGATCGGCGGCATCTTCATCCCGAGCGATTGCTACGACAAGATGGGCAAGACGGAGCTAA ACGGCGAACCCCTGTACCCGGTCGAGTGCCCCGTGCTACTGAagctgaagaagaaggtgaaATTCAACAGGTTCATTAAGCCCATGTGCATGCCGATTTTCGATAAGATCAAAATCAACAAGGAGAGAGCAGCTTCCCTGGGCTACGGGACCAGAAAAGCGTCGAAGACAG aaCCCTCCAAGATACCGGCTGAAGTGATTAACATGCGCGTGCTGAAGAAGTGCGAGAAGAGGCTGAAGATGAAGCTGGACAAGACTATGATCTGtacgaagggaaagaaaaagagcggACACATGTGCTTC TTCGACGAGGGAGCACCTCTCCTGAACGTCAAAGTAACAGGCAGCGGATACAAGCAACATGCTAACCTTTATGGTGCCTTG GTTGTGCCTAGCTGCCAGCttgaagacaagaagaaaaagaagaaccgcAGAGAGAAGCGAGACACTGACGAAAACGAACCAAAGGA